In Geminocystis sp. NIES-3709, a single genomic region encodes these proteins:
- a CDS encoding DHH family phosphoesterase: MNHVKWRISHTLDIPEWFFKQIKDITKKDSVNYLARLLWNRGIKDVAGLKDLLDLNGYQSPSAFEFGQEIKRGISRLEKAWKHKENIVIWGDSRIDGVVATAILIEGLKPFFQGNNLLNYYFSEDSVRGLNCQGIDLLIQRKVNLIVAVDMGCESLEVVSYAQGQGIDIIMIDHHILPVDRPDVISFLNPLNFAENHPFYDLTAVGISYKLLEALYQKFSGQSPDNLLDLVALGLLANRGVLKGESRFLVQRGIKLIRQKYRPYIKLLSDNCEANDDRVTHYQKGLGIRIKVFNSIYNKENLLLKLLITDDLSYRSRLAVKVEQSYLVFLDLQQKFLKQIKEKIVNIDLSTNGVIIFSDSQWDYKFLALTVNYISQEYGHPTILFSIDENLIAHGFAYCHQGINLWELLSNQQDLLLTLTKYHQDIELSLPAENINLFRDNLNQQLRSKINPYLLTENIDIDLIVTVENLSKNLFEELELIEPCSLNNPSPKLLIQNCWFTNISHKNIKSKNNSYIQYIKTYFTIHDNSCDRGFLGVWEGHYSKEINPESRYDVIVELDKNIHKRKYFIRIIDLKIAQENLTVYTNFNNLPTIIDYRSNTNQFDTIDNDEVLLKECPLQWQEISNKSKEAIDYDKDLILAYNHDNSLKIEELWQKLIILINNKIKENKTITIEELLGVLSINKNTLKIILNSLEKIGINYHSIDNQIKFIQNQTTFTSENYLKTKDIFQEIIYQENLQKTYFHQVPISTIQEEIINLN, translated from the coding sequence ATGAATCACGTTAAGTGGAGAATTTCTCATACTCTTGATATTCCTGAATGGTTTTTTAAGCAAATTAAAGATATTACAAAAAAAGATAGTGTAAATTATTTAGCAAGATTACTTTGGAATAGAGGTATAAAAGATGTTGCTGGTTTGAAAGATTTATTGGATTTGAATGGTTATCAATCTCCTTCGGCTTTTGAATTTGGGCAGGAAATAAAAAGGGGAATATCTCGTTTAGAAAAGGCTTGGAAACACAAGGAAAATATAGTTATTTGGGGAGATTCGAGGATTGATGGGGTGGTGGCTACTGCAATATTAATAGAGGGTTTAAAGCCTTTTTTTCAAGGGAATAATCTCTTGAATTATTATTTTTCAGAGGATAGTGTTAGGGGATTAAATTGTCAAGGTATCGATTTATTGATACAGAGAAAAGTAAATTTAATTGTAGCTGTAGATATGGGATGTGAAAGTCTTGAGGTTGTTTCTTATGCTCAAGGACAGGGTATCGATATAATTATGATTGATCATCATATTTTACCAGTCGATCGACCTGATGTTATTTCTTTTCTGAATCCTCTTAATTTTGCGGAAAATCATCCTTTTTATGATCTTACGGCGGTGGGAATTAGTTATAAATTATTAGAGGCTTTATATCAAAAATTTTCTGGACAATCTCCTGATAATCTTCTTGATTTGGTAGCTTTAGGATTATTGGCAAATAGAGGAGTTTTAAAAGGAGAATCTCGTTTTTTAGTGCAACGGGGGATTAAATTAATTCGACAAAAATATCGTCCTTATATTAAATTATTATCTGATAATTGCGAAGCTAATGACGATCGAGTTACTCATTATCAAAAAGGTTTAGGAATTAGAATTAAAGTATTTAATAGTATTTATAATAAAGAGAATTTATTGTTAAAATTATTAATTACTGATGACTTATCTTATCGAAGTAGATTGGCTGTAAAAGTTGAGCAATCTTATCTGGTTTTTTTAGATTTACAACAAAAATTTCTTAAACAAATTAAAGAAAAAATAGTAAATATTGATTTATCTACAAATGGAGTTATTATTTTTAGTGATAGTCAATGGGATTATAAATTTTTAGCATTAACGGTTAATTATATTAGTCAAGAATATGGACATCCTACCATTTTATTCTCTATAGATGAAAACTTGATCGCTCATGGTTTTGCGTATTGTCATCAAGGTATAAATCTATGGGAATTGTTAAGCAATCAACAGGATTTACTATTGACTTTAACTAAATATCATCAAGACATAGAATTATCTTTACCAGCCGAAAATATTAATTTATTTAGAGATAATCTAAATCAACAATTAAGAAGTAAAATTAATCCTTATTTATTAACCGAAAATATTGATATTGATTTAATCGTGACTGTAGAGAATTTAAGTAAAAATTTATTTGAAGAATTGGAATTAATTGAACCTTGTAGCTTAAATAATCCTTCTCCAAAATTGTTAATTCAAAATTGTTGGTTTACTAATATTTCCCATAAAAATATAAAAAGTAAAAATAATTCATATATACAGTATATTAAAACTTATTTTACTATTCATGATAATAGTTGCGATCGAGGATTTTTAGGAGTTTGGGAAGGACATTATAGTAAAGAAATTAATCCTGAATCTCGTTATGATGTGATCGTAGAATTAGACAAAAATATTCACAAAAGAAAATATTTTATTAGAATTATTGATTTAAAAATTGCTCAAGAAAATTTAACTGTTTATACTAATTTTAATAACCTTCCTACTATTATTGATTATCGATCGAATACCAATCAATTTGATACTATAGATAATGATGAAGTTTTATTAAAAGAATGTCCTTTACAATGGCAGGAAATTAGTAATAAATCTAAGGAAGCGATCGACTATGATAAAGATTTAATCTTAGCTTATAATCATGATAATAGCCTAAAAATTGAAGAATTATGGCAAAAATTAATTATATTAATTAATAATAAGATTAAAGAAAATAAAACTATAACTATTGAAGAACTATTAGGAGTATTATCCATTAACAAAAATACCCTGAAAATTATCTTAAACTCTTTAGAAAAAATCGGTATAAACTATCATAGTATAGATAATCAGATCAAATTTATACAAAATCAAACAACATTTACCTCAGAAAATTATCTCAAAACAAAAGATATTTTTCAAGAAATTATTTACCAAGAAAACTTACAAAAAACTTATTTTCATCAAGTTCCAATTTCTACTATTCAAGAAGAAATAATTAATCTGAATTAA
- a CDS encoding Crp/Fnr family transcriptional regulator, which produces MAKKKNLSETSIITSLIENSYLFQGLNQEELSSFLPPESLTKEKLFSNRPVFTAFLPDENLDSLYIILEGGPVIVRSNPLDRIISITYGGGCFGMRSLPFSYGLASKSFPSLVEAYKTTYITKIPLNTLQQIYDRFDIVRDRYAKLFELREKFAYHLLNCSTYPPQAVAALLRSLIYQERELQSQPNEKGIYTFDLSVEVIAKACQLNQRTVEQVLKGMQKEGLITLDKENDTSDDIIYILKPEELKEVYSSTRDKVSWWPLK; this is translated from the coding sequence ATGGCAAAGAAAAAAAATTTGAGTGAAACAAGTATTATTACTTCACTTATAGAAAATTCTTATCTGTTTCAAGGATTAAATCAGGAAGAATTGAGTTCTTTTTTACCACCAGAAAGCCTCACGAAGGAAAAATTATTTTCTAATCGTCCTGTATTTACCGCATTTTTGCCCGATGAAAATTTAGATAGTCTTTATATAATTTTAGAAGGTGGCCCTGTAATTGTTCGTAGTAACCCTCTCGATCGAATTATCTCAATTACCTATGGTGGGGGTTGTTTTGGGATGCGTAGTCTTCCTTTTAGTTATGGATTAGCTAGTAAGAGTTTTCCCAGTTTGGTAGAGGCTTATAAAACGACTTATATTACTAAAATACCTCTTAATACTTTACAACAAATTTACGATCGTTTCGATATTGTACGCGATCGATATGCTAAATTATTTGAACTTAGGGAAAAATTTGCCTATCATTTATTAAACTGTAGTACTTATCCCCCTCAAGCTGTGGCTGCATTATTAAGATCATTAATTTATCAAGAGAGAGAATTACAAAGTCAACCCAACGAAAAAGGAATTTATACCTTTGACTTATCCGTTGAAGTCATTGCTAAAGCCTGTCAATTAAATCAGCGCACTGTTGAACAAGTTTTAAAAGGAATGCAAAAAGAAGGTTTAATCACCTTAGATAAAGAAAATGATACTTCTGATGATATTATTTACATCCTCAAACCTGAAGAATTAAAAGAAGTATATAGTTCCACTAGAGATAAAGTATCATGGTGGCCTCTTAAATAA
- a CDS encoding pyridoxal phosphate-dependent aminotransferase: MRTNSIQLPVIPIINELIKNNPETISLGQGVVFYPPPAEAFHHINNFHHNPQNNLYQSVQGIPLLLAQIKQKLALDNNILVDDRSSIFVTAGSNMAFMNAILAITNPEDEIIILSPYYFNHEMAIRLANCTPIIVETDEQYQPDINKILTAITPKTKAIVTISPNNPTGVVYSKNDLLKINNICREKGIYHISDEAYEYFTYNDVKHYSPASFPNSYNHTISLFSLSKAYGFASWRIGYMLIPKHLEMGIKKVQDTILICPPVISQYAALGALKIGISYCQKYLSDVNKVREKMLNSLQEISDICQVSNSDGAFYFFLKINTEMNSFDLTKKLIENYQVAVIPGTTFGVENKCCLRVAYGLLNYETASIGINRLVEGLSKLALKSD, encoded by the coding sequence ATGCGTACTAATTCAATTCAATTACCAGTAATTCCTATCATCAATGAATTAATCAAAAATAATCCTGAGACTATTTCATTGGGGCAAGGAGTTGTTTTTTATCCTCCTCCTGCTGAAGCCTTTCATCACATAAATAATTTTCATCACAATCCCCAAAATAATCTATATCAATCAGTACAAGGAATTCCACTTTTATTAGCACAAATAAAGCAAAAATTAGCGTTAGATAATAATATTTTAGTTGACGATCGATCGTCAATTTTTGTTACGGCAGGTTCTAATATGGCTTTCATGAATGCAATTTTAGCTATCACTAATCCTGAAGATGAAATAATTATTTTATCTCCCTATTATTTTAATCATGAAATGGCTATTAGATTAGCAAATTGTACACCGATAATTGTAGAAACAGATGAACAATATCAACCAGATATTAATAAAATTTTAACTGCTATCACCCCAAAAACTAAAGCTATTGTTACTATTTCCCCTAATAATCCCACAGGTGTTGTTTATTCTAAAAATGATTTATTAAAGATTAATAATATTTGTCGAGAAAAAGGGATTTATCATATTAGTGATGAGGCTTATGAATATTTTACTTATAATGATGTTAAACATTATTCCCCTGCCTCTTTTCCTAATAGTTATAATCATACAATTTCCTTATTTAGCTTATCAAAAGCTTATGGTTTTGCTAGTTGGAGAATTGGGTATATGCTAATTCCAAAACACTTAGAAATGGGTATCAAAAAAGTTCAAGATACTATCTTAATTTGTCCTCCAGTTATTTCTCAATATGCCGCATTAGGTGCATTAAAAATAGGTATTAGTTATTGTCAAAAATATTTATCAGACGTTAATAAAGTCAGAGAAAAAATGTTAAATTCTCTACAAGAAATTAGTGATATTTGTCAAGTTAGTAATTCGGATGGAGCTTTTTATTTTTTTCTGAAAATTAATACTGAAATGAACTCTTTTGATTTGACAAAAAAATTAATAGAAAATTATCAAGTAGCAGTGATACCGGGTACAACTTTTGGTGTTGAGAATAAATGTTGTCTAAGGGTTGCTTATGGTTTATTAAACTATGAAACTGCATCAATCGGAATTAATAGATTAGTTGAAGGTTTATCGAAACTAGCCCTTAAAAGCGATTAA
- the ureG gene encoding urease accessory protein UreG yields the protein MSSFRVGIAGPVGSGKTALLDALCKSMRKNYSLAAVTNDIYTQEDAQFLVKSQALPPERIRGVETGGCPHTAIREDASINIEAIEELESLFSDLKLVFVESGGDNLAATFSPELVDLTIYVIDVAAGDKIPRKGGPGITKSDLLVINKIDLAPYVGASLEVMTRDTKKMRGNKPFVFTNLKTGLGLNEVIDFIQFHYSN from the coding sequence ATGAGTAGTTTTCGAGTAGGAATAGCAGGGCCTGTAGGTTCTGGTAAGACAGCATTATTAGATGCTTTATGTAAAAGTATGAGGAAGAATTATTCTTTAGCGGCAGTTACAAATGATATTTATACCCAAGAAGATGCTCAATTTTTAGTCAAATCTCAGGCTTTACCACCAGAAAGAATTAGAGGTGTAGAAACAGGAGGATGCCCTCACACCGCCATTCGAGAGGATGCGTCGATTAATATTGAAGCCATAGAAGAATTAGAATCATTATTTAGTGATTTAAAATTAGTATTTGTAGAAAGTGGGGGGGATAATTTAGCGGCAACTTTTAGCCCAGAATTAGTCGATTTAACTATCTATGTTATTGATGTAGCGGCAGGAGATAAAATACCCCGAAAAGGTGGGCCTGGTATCACAAAATCTGATTTACTGGTTATAAATAAGATAGATTTAGCACCTTATGTCGGTGCAAGTTTAGAAGTTATGACAAGGGATACGAAAAAGATGCGTGGAAATAAACCTTTTGTTTTCACTAACCTTAAAACAGGATTAGGCTTAAATGAAGTTATTGATTTTATTCAATTTCATTATAGTAATTAA
- a CDS encoding putative toxin-antitoxin system toxin component, PIN family encodes MAKLRFIFDTNILVSAILIRLSKPDYAYKKAQELGQILFSDTTFAELKEILKRPKFDKYVLPETRIEFLNKLKLESESINIIETITICRDVKDNKFLELAVSGKADFIITGDNDLLILHPFRNIEIITINEFLNRFS; translated from the coding sequence ATGGCTAAATTGAGATTCATATTTGATACAAATATATTAGTAAGTGCTATTCTTATCCGCTTATCAAAACCAGATTATGCCTATAAAAAAGCACAAGAATTAGGACAAATATTGTTTTCGGATACAACTTTTGCAGAATTAAAAGAAATACTAAAACGTCCTAAATTTGATAAATATGTTTTGCCGGAAACCCGTATAGAATTTCTCAATAAACTAAAATTAGAATCGGAATCTATAAATATTATAGAAACAATTACTATTTGTCGAGATGTTAAAGACAATAAATTTTTAGAATTAGCAGTTAGTGGTAAAGCAGATTTTATTATTACTGGAGATAATGATTTATTAATTTTACATCCCTTTAGAAACATCGAAATTATCACAATAAATGAGTTTTTAAATAGGTTTAGTTAA
- a CDS encoding aldo/keto reductase has protein sequence MNQITTLSGKKASILGLGSNTKMDYQCIFQAYQGGINYFFFYNLDSTHLINECAKLAQNYRQEIIIATGSEQRNIQDLDNYRINFCQQLNIKIIDVFLLEYISFQDDVLKVEKLLNQLHDWKKQGLIRYFGITTHDRDLAVKFLENSNIDILMHRYNMAHRQPEKQVFPTAIANKIPVISFTATRWGSLLKGDFNGQFKTPKAIDCYRFVLQNSAISLTLTSPKILEELNENLAIFNNMNMNKDEYDLWQKYGDLIYGEGNDSFETQWL, from the coding sequence ATGAATCAAATTACTACGTTATCGGGAAAAAAAGCAAGTATTCTCGGTTTGGGAAGTAATACTAAAATGGATTATCAATGTATTTTTCAGGCTTATCAAGGAGGAATTAATTACTTCTTTTTTTATAACCTTGATTCTACTCATTTGATTAATGAATGTGCTAAATTAGCTCAAAATTATCGTCAAGAAATAATAATTGCAACGGGTAGTGAGCAGAGAAATATTCAAGATTTAGATAACTATAGAATTAATTTTTGTCAACAGTTAAATATAAAAATAATTGATGTTTTTTTATTAGAATATATCTCTTTTCAAGATGATGTGTTAAAAGTAGAAAAATTATTAAATCAATTACATGATTGGAAAAAACAAGGTTTAATTCGTTATTTTGGAATTACTACTCACGATCGAGATTTAGCAGTAAAGTTTCTTGAAAATAGTAATATTGATATATTAATGCACCGTTATAATATGGCACATCGACAACCAGAAAAACAAGTATTTCCTACTGCTATTGCTAATAAAATTCCTGTAATAAGTTTTACTGCTACTCGTTGGGGTTCACTTTTAAAAGGTGATTTTAATGGTCAATTTAAAACACCAAAAGCAATAGATTGTTATCGTTTTGTTTTACAAAATTCTGCCATAAGTTTAACTTTAACTTCCCCAAAAATATTAGAAGAATTAAACGAAAATTTAGCAATATTTAATAATATGAATATGAATAAAGATGAATATGATTTATGGCAAAAATACGGTGACTTAATTTATGGTGAAGGGAATGATAGTTTTGAAACTCAATGGTTATAG
- the trmD gene encoding tRNA (guanosine(37)-N1)-methyltransferase TrmD has protein sequence MQIDVITLFPNFFQTPLECGLLGKALNKGIAKVNLINPRDFTTDKHHSVDDIPYGGGVGMVLKPEPIFAAVESLPVLKSRDVILLTPQGETLNQDLLRNLATNYEQLVLICGHYEGVDERVQHLVTREVSIGDFVLTSGEIPALTLINGVVRLLPGTVGKVESIYADSFEDDLLDYPHYTRPPVFRDWEVPPVLRSGNHQEIAKWRYQKQLEATERKRPDLMKKYHNRHGETN, from the coding sequence GTGCAAATTGATGTTATTACACTTTTTCCTAACTTTTTTCAAACTCCCTTAGAATGTGGATTATTAGGGAAGGCTTTAAATAAAGGGATTGCAAAAGTTAATCTCATTAATCCGAGAGATTTTACGACGGATAAACACCATAGTGTTGATGACATTCCCTATGGTGGTGGGGTTGGTATGGTGTTAAAACCTGAACCTATTTTTGCGGCAGTGGAGTCTTTACCTGTTTTAAAATCCAGAGATGTAATTTTATTAACTCCCCAAGGAGAAACTCTTAATCAGGATTTATTGAGAAATTTGGCAACTAATTATGAGCAGTTAGTTTTGATTTGCGGACATTATGAGGGAGTTGATGAAAGAGTACAACATTTAGTTACAAGAGAAGTCTCAATCGGTGATTTTGTCTTAACTAGCGGTGAAATTCCAGCTTTAACTCTCATTAATGGGGTAGTAAGACTGTTACCTGGTACCGTAGGTAAAGTAGAATCGATATATGCGGATAGTTTTGAAGATGATTTATTAGATTATCCTCATTATACTAGACCTCCTGTATTTAGAGACTGGGAAGTTCCCCCTGTATTACGATCGGGCAATCATCAAGAAATTGCAAAATGGCGTTATCAGAAACAATTAGAAGCTACAGAAAGAAAACGTCCTGATTTGATGAAAAAATACCATAATCGTCACGGAGAAACAAATTAG
- a CDS encoding PH domain-containing protein: MFKNIASDVLGLSDIGAIIQPKDFHKVESDDYILYEDGEKIYFLIKSKSDEYCFTNYALIHLDGASATSKKRLLKRYSYKSNPITDVTLETAGTVDLDIEIKFNIGNISYSIDVIKQDIEALKDLYKTLVKISSIQAENQHYLHYAQQSLDLASKSLKPYTNNALPDEQFKAINLYSFNWLKKSHHEFMRKDFSEVFDQFINK, encoded by the coding sequence ATGTTTAAAAATATTGCTTCTGATGTATTAGGTTTAAGTGATATTGGTGCTATTATTCAGCCCAAAGACTTCCATAAAGTCGAATCTGACGATTATATTCTATACGAAGATGGAGAAAAAATCTATTTTTTAATTAAGTCTAAATCTGATGAATATTGTTTTACAAATTATGCTTTGATTCATTTAGATGGCGCTTCTGCTACCAGCAAAAAACGATTATTAAAACGCTATAGCTATAAAAGTAATCCCATTACTGATGTTACTTTAGAAACTGCTGGTACAGTCGATTTAGACATTGAAATTAAGTTTAATATTGGTAATATTTCTTACTCGATCGATGTTATAAAACAAGACATAGAAGCCTTAAAAGATTTATATAAAACTTTAGTGAAAATAAGCTCAATTCAGGCAGAAAATCAACACTATTTACACTATGCACAACAAAGTCTTGATTTAGCTAGTAAAAGTTTAAAACCTTATACAAATAATGCTTTACCTGATGAACAATTTAAGGCAATAAATTTATATAGTTTTAACTGGCTTAAAAAAAGTCATCATGAGTTTATGCGAAAAGATTTTAGCGAAGTTTTTGATCAATTTATAAATAAATAA
- a CDS encoding trans-splicing intein-formed DNA polymerase III subunit alpha N-terminal partner DnaE-N gives MSFVGLHIHTDYSLLDGASQIPALIDRATQLNMPAIAITDHGVMYGAIQLIKNCMNKNIKPIIGNEMYVINADITEQQKKIRKYHQIVLAKDTKGYQNLVKLTTISHLQGMQGKGPFGRPCINKELLKEYHEGLIVTSACLGGEIPQAILQGDYKRAREVAKWYKGVFGDDFYLEIQDHGSQEDRIVNTEIVKISKKLEIKIVATNDSHFISCNDVEAHDALLCINTKTTIDQLKRLRYSGTEYLKSEEEMRLLFRDHLDNETIEKAIKNTLEIADKIKPYHVLGEPRIPDYQVPAGHTSESFLEEVTWEGLLKRFKCYQRSEISQEYRERLEYELKMMEQMGFCTYFLVVWDYIKYARDNNIPVGPGRGSAAGSLVAYALGITNIDPVHHGLLFERFLNPERKSMPDVDTDFCIDKRDQMIKYVTDKYGEDKVAQIITFNRLTSKSVLKDVARVLDIPYSESDHMAKLIPVSRGKPTKLKVMISDETPSPEFKEKYDTDPKVRRWLDMAIRIEGTNKTFGVHAAGVVISSQRLDEIVPLQKNNEGAVITQYFMEDLESLGLLKMDFLGLKNLTTIQKTAELIKQNQNISIDVDELPLGERKALEIIAKGTSKKLPFDVAQTHKLLERGDLEGIFQLESDGMKEIVKDLKPSGIEDISSILALYRPGPLDAGLIPIFINRKHGREPIKYEHPLLEPILKETYAVLVYQEQIMKMAQDLAGYSLGEADLLRRAMGKKKASEMQKHRENFIDGSIKNGVSQVIAESLFEQMVKFAEYCLSYDTEVLTVEYGAIPIGKIVQEKINCQVYSVDKNGFIYTQYIKQWHDRGMQEVFEYELEDGRIIRATKDHKMMIQDGRMVEVDRIFEEGLDLLEIKN, from the coding sequence ATGTCTTTTGTTGGTTTACATATTCATACTGATTATAGTCTCCTCGATGGTGCTTCCCAAATTCCTGCTTTGATCGATCGTGCTACACAACTTAATATGCCTGCGATCGCCATTACCGATCATGGAGTGATGTATGGTGCAATACAATTAATCAAAAATTGCATGAATAAAAATATTAAGCCAATTATTGGCAATGAAATGTATGTAATTAATGCAGACATAACCGAACAACAGAAAAAAATTAGAAAATATCATCAAATTGTTTTGGCAAAAGATACTAAAGGTTATCAAAATTTAGTTAAATTAACCACTATTTCTCATCTTCAAGGAATGCAAGGAAAAGGGCCATTTGGACGACCTTGTATTAATAAAGAGTTATTAAAAGAATATCATGAAGGGTTAATCGTCACAAGTGCTTGTTTAGGAGGCGAAATTCCCCAAGCAATTTTGCAAGGAGATTATAAAAGAGCAAGGGAAGTAGCTAAGTGGTATAAAGGAGTTTTCGGTGATGATTTTTACTTAGAAATTCAAGATCATGGTTCTCAAGAGGATAGAATCGTCAATACTGAAATTGTTAAAATCAGTAAGAAATTAGAGATAAAAATAGTTGCAACGAATGATTCTCACTTTATTTCTTGTAATGATGTAGAAGCCCATGACGCCCTTTTATGTATTAACACAAAGACAACTATTGATCAGTTAAAAAGACTGCGTTATTCAGGGACAGAATACCTTAAATCAGAAGAAGAAATGAGGTTATTATTTAGAGATCATCTTGATAATGAAACGATCGAAAAAGCTATCAAAAATACATTAGAAATAGCAGATAAAATTAAGCCTTATCATGTATTAGGAGAACCTCGTATTCCTGATTATCAAGTACCCGCAGGACATACATCTGAAAGTTTTTTAGAAGAAGTGACATGGGAAGGACTATTAAAAAGATTCAAATGTTATCAACGCAGTGAAATTTCTCAAGAATATCGAGAGCGTTTAGAGTATGAATTAAAGATGATGGAGCAGATGGGTTTTTGCACCTATTTCTTAGTAGTTTGGGACTATATTAAATATGCAAGAGATAATAACATTCCCGTAGGCCCAGGACGAGGTTCCGCTGCAGGATCTTTAGTTGCTTATGCTTTAGGAATAACGAATATTGATCCGGTTCATCATGGTTTATTATTTGAAAGATTTTTAAATCCTGAACGTAAATCTATGCCCGATGTGGATACTGATTTTTGCATAGATAAAAGGGATCAAATGATCAAATATGTCACAGATAAATATGGTGAAGATAAAGTTGCTCAAATTATTACTTTTAACCGTTTAACTTCAAAATCAGTATTAAAAGATGTGGCTAGAGTTCTTGATATTCCTTATTCTGAATCTGATCACATGGCAAAATTAATTCCCGTTTCAAGGGGAAAACCTACTAAATTAAAAGTGATGATTTCTGATGAAACACCATCCCCAGAATTTAAAGAAAAATATGATACCGATCCAAAAGTTCGTCGTTGGTTAGACATGGCAATTAGAATTGAAGGAACAAATAAAACATTTGGAGTTCATGCCGCAGGAGTTGTTATTTCTAGTCAAAGATTAGATGAAATTGTGCCTTTACAAAAAAATAATGAAGGTGCAGTTATTACTCAATATTTTATGGAAGATTTGGAGTCTTTAGGGTTATTAAAAATGGACTTTTTAGGGTTAAAAAATCTTACCACAATTCAAAAAACAGCAGAGTTAATTAAGCAAAATCAAAACATATCAATAGATGTGGATGAGTTGCCTTTGGGAGAAAGAAAAGCCTTAGAAATCATCGCGAAAGGTACAAGTAAAAAATTACCATTTGATGTAGCACAAACTCATAAACTACTAGAAAGAGGAGATTTAGAAGGAATTTTTCAGCTAGAGTCTGACGGTATGAAAGAAATTGTCAAAGACTTAAAACCTTCGGGAATTGAGGATATTTCTTCTATTTTAGCCTTATATCGTCCCGGCCCTCTCGATGCTGGTTTAATTCCTATTTTTATTAACCGTAAACATGGACGAGAACCGATAAAATATGAACATCCTTTACTTGAACCTATTTTAAAAGAAACTTATGCAGTGCTTGTGTACCAAGAACAGATTATGAAAATGGCACAAGACTTGGCAGGTTATTCTTTAGGGGAGGCAGATTTGTTACGTCGTGCTATGGGTAAAAAGAAAGCCTCTGAGATGCAAAAACATCGAGAAAATTTTATTGATGGTTCGATAAAAAATGGAGTCAGTCAGGTAATTGCCGAAAGTTTATTTGAGCAAATGGTGAAATTTGCTGAGTATTGTTTAAGCTATGATACGGAAGTTTTAACAGTAGAATATGGGGCTATTCCTATTGGTAAAATAGTCCAAGAAAAGATTAATTGTCAAGTTTATAGTGTGGATAAAAATGGTTTTATTTATACTCAATATATCAAACAATGGCACGATCGAGGAATGCAAGAAGTGTTTGAATATGAGTTAGAAGACGGCAGAATTATTCGAGCAACAAAAGACCATAAAATGATGATTCAAGATGGTAGAATGGTAGAAGTCGATCGAATTTTTGAGGAAGGATTAGACTTATTAGAAATCAAAAATTAG